In the genome of Bactrocera dorsalis isolate Fly_Bdor unplaced genomic scaffold, ASM2337382v1 BdCtg097, whole genome shotgun sequence, the window aactatagacacTGGGGTTACTTTTCAGGTGTTTGAGCGATGTAACGCACTtttagcaattaaaaaaaaaacgttataataTGGGAAGTGAGCGTAGTTATGATTCCATTTCACCTATTTTTCCGCTGTCGCAAGAGGTGTCAACATGATTTTTCCTGTTCAAATTTGCAGAATTTGCAATTGGCTTGAATAGTTTCGGAGGTTTATACATTAAACTAATTAGGGGGTGGAGCCACGCTCACTTTTTAAAAACCTTGCTATTGCGATTAGTTGTATTAAATTAGAGTTTTGTATCTTCATTTAGTACTTCGTTAACGCAATTTATAGGAAGCTTTCCAAGGGACACGTGTTTCAAGTTATAGCATGCACAGGCGGACAAACAGTCATCTGGATTTCTACTCctctcgtcatgctgatcacttatataaggttgtcaaatatctcccttccgcttttttgctcttcatACAATGCTTTATAGAAAGTGTTGCattgatcggatttagttcaaatatacgccgtttcgttcgataatctgtgtCCGTCTAGACGGCAACTTTGTAATACCCCCACTAGTAGAAGCCATCATCCATATTTGCGAAGAACATGGACagtcacttttcacaagcctcttttgagtttacaccaacaagggcgttcacCATGGACAGCAACAGGTGGTAAACACATACGTTTTCGCTtaatattgtcgtatgtgatccatttttcgtcgccagtcaccatccgattcaaaaatgggtcgagttcgttccggtCAGCAgtatatcgcaggcgttgatttggtccagaagtttttttttcgtcAAATCATGTGGCACCCAAACataaagcttttttgtgtatccagccatctgcagatggtttaacaTGGTTTGGTGATTAGCTCTCATCTTCTGGGAGATGTCAcaagatgccacatgccggtctaactcgatgttttccatgatttgatcggtattcgtcgtcacaggtcttccgccggctggcttatccatggtgtcgttttcacccgctctgaatcgtcgaaaccattcctccgcagttcgaagtgatagagtacaaTTCCCcgaaacaccattaatctcacggaacgtttctctagcggatttgcctttcacgaaggaaaactttaaaatagctcaaatttcggcgttagtgaactccaggTTTATGCGTctatatccaaactaatcatgcatagcgccgttttgtaggttatgtcaagacctttcaaagaccTTTCAAAagagtattgccagatacgagctctgcagcgctttatacatagcctcgaaattcaaaagacaaaaaggcggaagggagacaacctaatattattgGTTTTAGGTGTTACAGACAGGCGTTAGGTGTACAAAACTGTATTATACTCtaaagcaacatgttgcaagattATTAAAAACTACAACATTATAGATcaatcttatataaaaattgtaattcatttaattattctGATTATTGGTATCTATCtaggcaaaataaataaataatcctGAAGAGTTAGAttatatttataagtttaaGCCGCAATTTCgtcgcaaaaatataataaatttcattaataaaaaataacaaaataataacatttgGAGTGTACATTATTAAAAAAGACGTTTTAattcaacaaattaaaaaatacagatTTTCAATGGTAGCAAAATTTTGTAGAagtcttttttttcaattataatatatgtttttatttgttttaagaggacttatattatatatttttaagaatatcatctaaaataatttaaatatttaaacatataaaatactaattattaaaaatatttaagattacATCTAGCACATACGACAAATCTGTAGCGAAAGAGATTTGTGAAAACTTCTTGGAATTATTCTCCTTGAGTGACTGCAACTGCTGGTTCAACTGCCGCAGTTGTTTGGCCAAATTGGTACAACGTAGCATAGCGACATACTTTGCACCACCGGAGGCTAATTTCCAAACACCAACACATGCTATCAACTGTTCTTCATACGATACATATTTCTGTTCCGCATTTGATGCTGCTGACGAATCCAGTCGTTCGCCAACAATCGTATCAATTGTACAAATAAAGTCGTTTGATGTCATCAAAGCCGAACGATTACTACCCAAAAAACACATATTACGCAATATACGAAGCGTCAATATGCGTACAGTGCTGCTGGGTGGAGACCGTATAATTACATCACAGAGAGCTCGCAAATTGCGCGTATGCGCACCCTCCGGATAGCGTGAAAATAACTCCCAAAACTGCAACCATGAACGCAGTATATCCGCTTTAACTTTAGGCGATTTTAAGTGAAACGGATGCAGGCTATCAAACATGTCCAACATAAGTGCCTTAGTTATGGTGACGCGACCCTCTGCACATGAGCAACAATTCATAACTATGCGCAAGCCCGTACTGATAACCGGGAAACTTTCGGCATTGTTCGCCTTTACCTTCGTGGTTTCGGCTACGATCAACTTAATGACCAATTGCAGTAATGAGTGCGCATATCCGGAAAACAGCATCGCAAACTGTTTACATACGGCAAATGAATGCTCACTATGATGACAACACACCTGCAGTACCAGCTCTTTTAAGTCACCTGAATGTGGCAACCACGGCCACAACTGCATTATGAGCTTGGAAAGTGCTACACTTTGAAGATTATCCGTGAGCGCTGCATCAGCAGCGGCAAACCAATGCAAGTATACGTTTagtaaaagtttaaaattttttatcaaagtcAGTTTTTTGTTCTCGCCATAACGGCGTACGTAAGTAGTAGCGCTGCATTTGAAttgttcaaaaaatgtatcgaaaaTTTGCGTTATTTTATCGAAGAGTTTCAGATTTTTCGCCGCCAACCGTGCGCCTACGGAAATTCTCAGAATCACCCCCAGCGTTTCACTTACTTGCACTTGGGCTTTGGTTGGTGCGTTAGTGAATTTGTTCGTCGCTATGGAGTAAAGGTGCTGAAATAGGCGAAACAACTCTACAAAAATAAGAGCAATTGCGGATTTTGTTGCTACTGTTATCGCCGAACTGTTACTGCtcgcattttcattttctaCTAAATCAATATCGACGCTTAGATCCTCACTGATATTGTCGTACTGTCTCTGCGTCAGAATTTCAGTAAATTTCGCCACTTTTAGCGCGATAATGTCTTTATTATCCGTTATTGCGACATTGCGTTCCAGTGTCACTACAATGTTATTAGGCCTATTTTGGCCGTGTACTTTATTCTGACCTTTGATCAATAATAAACTCAACGCTGCCAAAGAACATCGTTGCAGCGGTGTATTGAGATTCTCAATTGCGAAAGCGCGCAACAAATGTCTCACAAGCGATGCCGGCGCTTTGGAAATGTTGTCGCATAACTTCTCATAAGCCATATCGTCTTTACAAAGAACCAACAGCAGCTGCAAAACATTTACAATCACTGCATCTAATATATCTGGCTGGTCGaataattgataaaaatgtTTAAGCCAAACTTGATCACGACACAAGGTGCGCTGCAGTAAAGAGAAATTTGTTGGATAACATGCTCCATATAAGCGGCAAATTTCGCCGCACATGACGTAGTATTTGGGATTCTCATCCGCTGGTGacattttcattaattcatataattttaacataaaatcaCTTTCACACAACTCTTTAGCGAAATCTGGtttattttccaacattcttgagcatattttacaaaaacaacttatCAAATCACAATTAGTTATGCTGATTGGGGAATTATGATCAAAATGTAACGGTAATGTTTGTTCGAATATGCAACAACCGCGTATGGCTTCGTTAGCAAAGAATAGAAATTTATGTCGTGTAAGTAATTGAAATGCGTCTTCTTTTTTCTCAGCTCCACTGAGAAAATTGGTAAATAAATTCGCCGCTAATTGACGTACCACTATCGATTCACCGCCATCTAAAAAAGTGCACAAACAACATGCCATAAAACCGCCAGGCAGATAGGATAACTCATTTTCTAAAAAGTCAATACCAGTTGTTAATGTTGTACTGTTATCAAGCGAATCGTCATAGCgtgaaaaatatgttaaaatacaCCAGGCCAGCGCACGAACTTTTCGGTCACAATGCCCGCATAGACCACTCAAGTACTTTACGGATGATTGGCAAAGCTTAAAACTACGTTGTGGTTCCTCCAACTGTGTATAAAGCCGACAGACAATAGTGAGGCAATCAATCTGCCATTGTGATCCGGTTTGCGTAAATGACTTTAATACAAGTGATAATTTTATGAAGCGTTTGCAGTATGCCATGAGTTGCCTATCCGCAATAGCAATATCGTAAGTGCTTAGTGTGGCTTGTAGACTTAATAAGCAGCGTATGCGTAGGAAATCACGTTTTTGAAAATGCCGCGTGATTAATTGAAATATCAATTCAAATAAGTTACTATGTAAAATACGCAACTTTTCGTTGTCTCCATTTACAGTTTTGACGGATTCCATTAAACTTTTCAATAAAACACATAATTTGTGATACAAACGAAGTGAAGTATCTTCGTTTTTAAGTAGCGCAATAATAGCATGCTGAAAATCCGTTATTAAATCCTCTACCAAACGTATATTTATTATAGTTAAAGGCAATTGTACGCAGAATTGACAGAAATCGATCAATACTTCAAAAAGTTCATAATCCGACTCGTTACCCGGCGGTAACTGCAAGTATTTACTAATCATACCATATAGCTCGTCGACAAGTTTGTCGGGCATCAATGTATTGGTATTATCAGTTTGTTGATCGCGCAGACTAAGCTGTAATTGCAATGAAATACTCGCATTTATTAGCGACTTATGATCGGTAGCATTTAAAATTGCTCTCAAAAATCGTTGTATATTATGTTTCGGATTAGTAGCGCTCATTAAGCGCCAATCACGTAATTGCAAATGCAATTCTGCATCAAAATCGTAATTCTTTTGCTCTTCCAAGTACTGTTTAGGTACGGGAATTTGATCGTCATAAAAGGTGTTTGCTAATAGATGCCGCAAATATAACGTGGCTTCCGCtttatttacgaaaattttaTCGTATTCGTAGAGCGCGGTATTGTGTTGTTCAAACGATTGCAAATCAAAGTTTAGCGGCAATTGTAAATTATCTAACAGGCTGGGTGCCTCAACACGCTGGTTACCCAAAACTACAATGAAACTTGAATAAAGTAGGAGAAATAGACAAACACAGGCGTCCTGACGTAACTGTATATCATTTTGATAGAGAGCAATCGCGCGTAAcagtaaaatgtatatattgggCGTATCTGATAATTCGCAACGCAAAGAAGCGTCATATAACAACACCTTACAAAGTATACTGATTGCAGGAATTGCAGAGCCGGTATAATCTTCATACGATGTAACCAATAGTGCATTTTCAAGCGCTTGTAAGATTAAATAATGAGCACTCTCTTCACAAAATGTAGTTAAAGTTTCCCATTGCTGGCACATAACATTCAATTGCATTAGTGTTGTTTTGCGTATCACTGGTTCCACATCGGTCATTTCTAACATATTCAGCAAATTATGTAAAGTATCTCTTTCATAAGAAGAATGAACATCTGTAAAAATCTTTTGATATTCCCGAGGacttttcaaaatacatacatcgTTGGGTATTACATCGCTTATATGTAGAAGATTTGGTACATATTTATCAGCGTCTGGTAGTGTATTCATTATGTAAAGAAGACGCGCTAAAGCTTCGCTACGTATAGTACTGTCGTGatgaaacataaatataatattacctTGCAATACCGTCAAAAAAGGCAGTTGTTTTGTATCTGGATCAAGTAGTTTTTGCAGCAGCAGTGTAATATTTTGAGATTGTGTACAACACTGTAACAAAGGCAATATTGgtagaaataaatgtaataattttaGCCATTCTTCACCCAATAAGTGCTGAgactttaatattaatattaatatatcttCACTGATTTTGCttaagttttcatttttattatcgcCGCAAACATAAATCAGATGGAGTAGTAGTTCACTGCTCCATGGTACACCTAGTACTTGGCATTCTAGCAACTGTCCATGTGTCAAACCAATATTGTAGCGTTCGTTTTCCATTAAACATGCAAAGTGCCGTTTTACCGCCATAGAAAGTATTTTATAAACATGTATCCGCAGTGGCTCATGTTTCAACCGCATTAAATTAAGTAATAGTTCTGTAGCTTTTGACCGCAAGTCGGGCTTTTCTAAATATTGTGCGTTGCAATCAATAATCGATTGAAATACATATTCAGTTAATTgtacactttttaaattttctatagccACAAATATATTGGGTTCATTCAATAGTATTAATTCGCTATTGATAGTTTGTGGATAACGAAGTAATGACACTGCAAATCGAATACAGCTATCATAATGTTGCAGCTTTTGACATTGATCAAAGGCTTTAGaaccaaatatttgtttacgttTTTCAATATTACGATAACGATGCGGAAAATTAACTTTGAAAGTATAATCACGTAGCAGAGAGTCTAACATTTTTGAATCTTCCTTCTCCATTTGTTCGTTGATATTATGAGCTGAAATATCATCCGCTAGGCATACAAGTATGAGatatttaattcttttcaaTGTGAAATGTCCATCTTGCTCAAAGCAAATTTGAAGATTAAGTATAATTGAGTATAGCCTTCGCAACACATCATTATCAACAGATATTTGTTGAAGGCGAAACAGCTCAAGGCAGTCTCTAGCGATTCCCATAATATATTGCATTTCTTTACGACATTCGTGTACCAATATTTCCAAAAGTTGTACACTCTTTGCAAGAACCAAGCGCAAAATAGTACTCACTTTTAATTGTGTATTTCCGGATATAAGTGTTACTGCTGTATTTGTTGAATATGCACTTACATTAGAACGCTCTTTTGATCTGGCCAAAAGAAGCCGCAAGTAAATTGTAATTGGCCTCATAACTTTTTCCAATACAttgcatttttcaaaatcatttaaattataTAGATGTAAAAGACGCAAAAATACATGTGGTGCTTGAAGCATATATTCGGCAGGATAGTCTAACATTGTGATTTCTAGATGTAGAAGGGCATTTGACATTTCACGTTCGTCAATATCTGTATTAGTTAAAAGATCTGCTATAAATCTGAGTGCAGTAAAATCTGCCGGTGTTGGTTTTGACCACGCTGGTTCGTAGTCATTGGCtacaaaattgcttaaaaacgTTTCACTTTTAGCACTGTCATTTTCATCTGTATCCATAAGTGAAATGGTTTCAAAAACTTCCATAACTTTATCCATTTCATTTTTCAGTTTACTATCGCGGTAGTTGCACAGTATACTTTTTACTTCATCCACTAATTGTAATTCGGTTTGATAGTTTTTGACTCGAAGTTTAACTTTATCCATCTCCCGCTTGAAGCGATTCATACCAAGTTGTTTAACAGCTTGTTCGCTGTAGCTtgatcttaaaatttttataagtagTTGGAGGACGCGATTTGCTTCACATATTGGTTCAAATCCAAACCAACGGATGAGTTGTTTACACAATTCTCCTACTTTGAATTGTATGTCTTCATTATGGTCAAAAGCACGATTTAACTTATTCCAAATCTGTTCAAATGTTCGCAACCGAATTTCAGACGACTCATGAGTAAGCTTTTGTATTGTTGAAGGATCCAGTTGCAGAGGCATATTAATTGCATCTTCATCTATAAGCACTAGAAGTAATAAtccaaataattcaaataaaacaaaaaatgtattaccTAAAATACACGATAATTGCAATAGAATTTCCTCTATCTATTTAATTTGGAATtgatattttattcaatttttattcaataatatgTAAAAACTTTGAGCAGGATGATTTTGAAACCATcactatttatttttgaatttaatgacAGGGCGCTCTGTCAGAGATgagaaaattttgataatttttagtacataaaaGCTATCGATGCGATTCTATAGCgatgttataataattttattattcttgctcaaacctcacAATAAAGAAGCACAAAACACTCAACACATGAGGTGAAAAGTACTTTGGTGTGAACCAgctatttaacaaaaaatgggcaatcaagaaaaatttgtaattctGCAAATTTATATAACAACTCCATTTCCAGAAGCAGCTGCAGCATTATAGGGTATTGTTTCAACATAAATATCTTTCTATATGCACatgtattaaatacatacatacatatttacaaataaaattgaaacataaatatgtaaatgtttttaattcatACCTAgaaggaagtaaaatgtacataCACTGTACGTaacatatttattgaaatagacaaatacttatatttataatagataACGCCCTTGAAAGAATATTTCCCCCATtctatttcaataaaaacatctttaaaaatattaaaattattaaaacaaaaacaaccgaTTTTGTATTGTGAGGTTTGCTTTGTCAGTTCATTATtatcttcaatttatttttggcatGCATGGGCTAAAAATATCAGTAATCGTAAAacgataattttatattaacctTATTAAAAACTACACTGTGTAGGATTGGGACATCGctgagtaattttattatttaatatttggttaGGAACGATTAGATTGCTCTTCCATCAGCTTAAAGTAAAATGATTACAATTTTAAGGGCAATATCTAGAAATCTTATTAATGAAAAGTTTTCTGTTGTTAATCGCGTTTGCTTTCCTCAGCAACTGACATATTTTCATTCAGGTGCAACTTTGAGGTGTGATGTAAAGC includes:
- the LOC105224063 gene encoding protein rotatin homolog, whose protein sequence is MPLQLDPSTIQKLTHESSEIRLRTFEQIWNKLNRAFDHNEDIQFKVGELCKQLIRWFGFEPICEANRVLQLLIKILRSSYSEQAVKQLGMNRFKREMDKVKLRVKNYQTELQLVDEVKSILCNYRDSKLKNEMDKVMEVFETISLMDTDENDSAKSETFLSNFVANDYEPAWSKPTPADFTALRFIADLLTNTDIDEREMSNALLHLEITMLDYPAEYMLQAPHVFLRLLHLYNLNDFEKCNVLEKVMRPITIYLRLLLARSKERSNVSAYSTNTAVTLISGNTQLKVSTILRLVLAKSVQLLEILVHECRKEMQYIMGIARDCLELFRLQQISVDNDVLRRLYSIILNLQICFEQDGHFTLKRIKYLILVCLADDISAHNINEQMEKEDSKMLDSLLRDYTFKVNFPHRYRNIEKRKQIFGSKAFDQCQKLQHYDSCIRFAVSLLRYPQTINSELILLNEPNIFVAIENLKSVQLTEYVFQSIIDCNAQYLEKPDLRSKATELLLNLMRLKHEPLRIHVYKILSMAVKRHFACLMENERYNIGLTHGQLLECQVLGVPWSSELLLHLIYVCGDNKNENLSKISEDILILILKSQHLLGEEWLKLLHLFLPILPLLQCCTQSQNITLLLQKLLDPDTKQLPFLTVLQGNIIFMFHHDSTIRSEALARLLYIMNTLPDADKYVPNLLHISDVIPNDVCILKSPREYQKIFTDVHSSYERDTLHNLLNMLEMTDVEPVIRKTTLMQLNVMCQQWETLTTFCEESAHYLILQALENALLVTSYEDYTGSAIPAISILCKVLLYDASLRCELSDTPNIYILLLRAIALYQNDIQLRQDACVCLFLLLYSSFIVVLGNQRVEAPSLLDNLQLPLNFDLQSFEQHNTALYEYDKIFVNKAEATLYLRHLLANTFYDDQIPVPKQYLEEQKNYDFDAELHLQLRDWRLMSATNPKHNIQRFLRAILNATDHKSLINASISLQLQLSLRDQQTDNTNTLMPDKLVDELYGMISKYLQLPPGNESDYELFEVLIDFCQFCVQLPLTIINIRLVEDLITDFQHAIIALLKNEDTSLRLYHKLCVLLKSLMESVKTVNGDNEKLRILHSNLFELIFQLITRHFQKRDFLRIRCLLSLQATLSTYDIAIADRQLMAYCKRFIKLSLVLKSFTQTGSQWQIDCLTIVCRLYTQLEEPQRSFKLCQSSVKYLSGLCGHCDRKVRALAWCILTYFSRYDDSLDNSTTLTTDGGESIVVRQLAANLFTNFLSGAEKKEDAFQLLTRHKFLFFANEAIRGCCIFEQTLPLHFDHNSPISITNCDLISCFCKICSRMLENKPDFAKELCESDFMLKLYELMKMSPADENPKYYVMCGEICRLYGACYPTNFSLLQRTLCRDQVWLKHFYQLFDQPDILDAVIVNVLQLLLVLCKDDMAYEKLCDNISKAPASLVRHLLRAFAIENLNTPLQRCSLAALSLLLIKGQNKVHGQNRPNNIVVTLERNVAITDNKDIIALKVAKFTEILTQRQYDNISEDLSVDIDLVENENASSNSSAITVATKSAIALIFVELFRLFQHLYSIATNKFTNAPTKAQVQVSETLGVILRISVGARLAAKNLKLFDKITQIFDTFFEQFKCSATTYVRRYGENKKLTLIKNFKLLLNVYLHWFAAADAALTDNLQSVALSKLIMQLWPWLPHSGDLKELVLQVCCHHSEHSFAVCKQFAMLFSGYAHSLLQLVIKLIVAETTKVKANNAESFPVISTGLRIVMNCCSCAEGRVTITKALMLDMFDSLHPFHLKSPKVKADILRSWLQFWELFSRYPEGAHTRNLRALCDVIIRSPPSSTVRILTLRILRNMCFLGSNRSALMTSNDFICTIDTIVGERLDSSAASNAEQKYVSYEEQLIACVGVWKLASGGAKYVAMLRCTNLAKQLRQLNQQLQSLKENNSKKFSQISFATDLSYVLDVILNIFNN